In one Candidatus Methylomirabilis sp. genomic region, the following are encoded:
- a CDS encoding phytoene/squalene synthase family protein translates to MNDDDLLGALLRRVSRSFYLTLRVVPGDVRQPIGLAYLLARAADTIADTALIDRADRLKYLELFREALRESEAGRLGAISKALAGSQQVAAERELLTRLEQAFTLFRSLSPSDQSLVRGVVLTLTEGMVMDLATFPGEDEGRLVALETRADLDRYTYYVAGCVGEFWTDIHIAHRPSLAGWDREAMKRRGVRFGKGLQMTNVLRDLPKDLRIGRCYLPQQELQALGLQPADLLDPTAIVKVKPLLHSLLALTLDHYQEGWAYTLAIPRREIRMRLACVWPLFIGIETLALLARSPNLLDPGVVIKVPRGAVYGIMARSLAIAGSDAALDRYYRRLWRSVAVSE, encoded by the coding sequence ATGAACGATGACGACCTGCTCGGTGCGCTCCTGCGGCGGGTCAGCCGCTCATTCTATCTGACCCTGCGTGTAGTTCCCGGCGACGTGCGGCAGCCGATCGGCTTGGCGTATCTGCTCGCCCGGGCCGCAGACACCATTGCCGATACGGCCCTCATCGACCGAGCCGACCGTCTGAAGTATCTTGAGCTCTTCCGCGAGGCCCTGAGGGAATCAGAGGCCGGACGGCTAGGAGCGATCAGCAAGGCCCTTGCGGGGTCGCAGCAGGTTGCGGCGGAGCGAGAGCTGCTGACCCGCCTCGAGCAGGCGTTCACCCTCTTTCGATCTCTCAGTCCATCCGATCAGTCGCTGGTGCGCGGCGTAGTCCTGACCCTGACCGAGGGGATGGTTATGGACCTCGCCACCTTTCCCGGAGAGGATGAGGGCCGCCTCGTCGCGCTAGAGACGCGAGCCGATCTGGACCGTTACACCTACTATGTTGCCGGGTGCGTGGGAGAGTTCTGGACCGACATTCATATAGCGCATCGCCCGTCCCTTGCCGGATGGGATCGTGAGGCGATGAAGCGACGCGGCGTTCGGTTCGGAAAAGGGCTCCAAATGACGAATGTCCTGCGCGACCTCCCGAAGGATCTCCGAATAGGCCGCTGTTACCTCCCCCAACAAGAGCTGCAAGCACTGGGCCTTCAGCCGGCCGACCTGCTCGACCCTACAGCCATAGTCAAGGTCAAACCGTTGCTGCACTCCCTCCTCGCGCTCACCCTCGATCATTACCAGGAAGGCTGGGCCTATACGCTGGCGATCCCAAGGCGAGAGATCCGAATGCGCCTGGCCTGTGTCTGGCCCCTGTTTATCGGCATCGAGACGCTGGCGCTGCTTGCGCGTTCGCCCAATCTGCTTGATCCTGGCGTCGTCATCAAGGTTCCGCGCGGGGCCGTCTATGGAATAATGGCGCGCTCCCTGGCGATAGCCGGTTCCGACGCCGCTCTGGACCGATACTACCGGCGTCTGTGGCGAAGCGTGGCGGTGTCCGAATAG